The following are encoded together in the Capsulimonas corticalis genome:
- a CDS encoding DUF1559 domain-containing protein yields the protein MIQKWLRRAFPNTVNVGCFIAAICVFFPFAVVLYRVTTYAAARSKQARCEKQLIQIGIGMQQYSEDYDSVLPPRQTLGANGTLVSWRVLVNPYIKSKTMFECPSNPMAGEDDIEHDGFHRSYAVNSTSGEQAFGPFADRFSPGLALSKIKHPESVIAIVESTAAFNDFNVLSPGGFACPMNPNADTGNLFSGHVAETSVLYCDGHVRTRSPHDLEPNHAVNSWTTDGAPFSPVDRAKAARVMGYSERQNR from the coding sequence ATGATCCAGAAATGGCTGCGCAGAGCGTTTCCCAATACAGTCAATGTCGGGTGCTTTATCGCGGCGATCTGCGTCTTTTTTCCATTTGCCGTTGTGCTGTATAGGGTGACGACGTACGCCGCCGCCCGGTCCAAGCAGGCACGCTGCGAGAAGCAGTTGATCCAAATCGGGATCGGAATGCAGCAGTATTCGGAAGACTACGACAGCGTCTTGCCACCGCGCCAGACGCTGGGCGCGAACGGAACGCTGGTGTCGTGGCGAGTTCTGGTCAATCCGTACATCAAAAGCAAAACGATGTTCGAATGTCCGTCAAATCCCATGGCAGGCGAAGACGATATCGAACACGACGGCTTCCATCGTTCATACGCCGTCAATTCCACCAGCGGCGAACAAGCTTTCGGTCCCTTCGCCGACAGGTTCAGCCCAGGTTTAGCCCTCAGCAAGATCAAGCATCCTGAAAGCGTGATCGCGATTGTGGAATCGACAGCGGCGTTCAACGACTTCAACGTCCTGTCTCCTGGGGGATTCGCGTGTCCGATGAATCCGAACGCCGATACCGGCAATCTCTTCAGCGGGCATGTCGCCGAGACGAGTGTCCTTTATTGTGATGGACACGTCCGAACGCGGAGTCCGCACGACCTGGAGCCTAATCACGCCGTCAATTCTTGGACCACCGACGGCGCGCCGTTCTCGCCCGTTGATCGGGCAAAGGCGGCGCGGGTGATGGGGTATTCCGAGAGGCAGAATCGCTAA
- a CDS encoding DUF1559 domain-containing protein, which yields MDLNHPKHMAQSVITWICLTVLIAIGVFAIFPLPDYPRPKARQISCASNMKQIGLALLQYSQDNDEQLPPRQLREADGANVSWRVLIYPDMKDAALFRCPSNPVADSKSGMANDSITDSDFSRSYAVNSASDNARSFGPFSGKFPNGFPLRDAAHPESLLAVVESTAAYSDFNVLAPEIFRWPASEKSKTGNLFCGHQGRTNVLYCDGHVKIIRPAASLDALNGRPNPWTTDGAPFSPADRAKAAQVIEYGAKQYPS from the coding sequence ATGGACTTAAATCATCCCAAGCACATGGCCCAGTCGGTGATTACGTGGATCTGTCTTACAGTCCTCATTGCCATCGGCGTATTCGCAATTTTTCCGCTTCCTGATTACCCAAGGCCAAAAGCCCGGCAAATTTCCTGCGCCAGCAACATGAAACAGATCGGCCTCGCGCTCCTCCAGTACAGCCAGGACAATGACGAACAACTGCCGCCGCGACAGCTTCGGGAAGCCGACGGCGCCAATGTCTCCTGGCGCGTTCTGATTTACCCCGACATGAAAGACGCCGCGCTTTTCCGATGCCCATCCAACCCCGTCGCCGATTCGAAAAGCGGCATGGCAAACGACAGCATTACGGACAGTGACTTTAGCCGCTCGTACGCCGTCAACTCCGCCAGCGACAATGCCCGCTCCTTCGGCCCCTTCTCCGGCAAGTTCCCCAACGGCTTCCCGCTCCGCGACGCCGCGCATCCGGAATCTCTGCTCGCCGTTGTCGAATCCACCGCAGCCTACAGCGATTTCAACGTCCTGGCCCCGGAGATCTTCCGCTGGCCGGCGAGCGAAAAATCCAAGACCGGCAATCTCTTCTGCGGACATCAGGGACGGACAAACGTCCTCTATTGCGACGGCCATGTCAAAATAATACGCCCAGCGGCTTCACTGGACGCACTCAACGGCCGTCCCAATCCTTGGACCACCGACGGCGCGCCGTTCTCGCCCGCCGATCGGGCGAAGGCGGCGCAGGTGATTGAGTACGGCGCGAAGCAATATCCATCGTGA
- a CDS encoding type II toxin-antitoxin system RelE/ParE family toxin — protein sequence MDDRSGQSERVIRFTEAALLDLAGIDNATAAMWGAAQAELYLSFLEGVLRVLANNPAQGVVIDQYPQYRSSIARLKNRKSAYGHRIFYREIEGGILVIRILHTAMHWPSHIAGD from the coding sequence ATGGACGATCGTTCCGGACAGTCTGAGCGCGTAATCCGTTTCACGGAAGCCGCTCTTCTTGACCTTGCAGGTATCGATAACGCGACCGCCGCCATGTGGGGAGCCGCTCAGGCAGAACTCTATCTTTCTTTTCTCGAAGGCGTCCTGCGCGTACTGGCGAACAATCCCGCGCAAGGCGTCGTTATCGACCAATATCCTCAATACCGCTCCTCTATCGCTCGACTGAAAAACCGCAAAAGCGCCTACGGTCATCGGATCTTCTATCGGGAGATCGAAGGTGGTATCCTCGTCATTCGTATTCTCCATACCGCAATGCATTGGCCGTCACACATCGCCGGCGATTAG